A single genomic interval of Cupriavidus necator harbors:
- a CDS encoding ABC transporter ATP-binding protein: MSTISATPAPLLKVDRLKKHYLAPRRWLAPGSPPIQAVDGVSFTVEHGETLSLVGESGCGKTTTAKSVLRLIEPTSGSVQLDGEELLGLPASAMRQRRRDLQIIFQDPYASLSPRLTAGEIVGEPLRNFGLQSRAERNERVQWLFSKVGLRPEAVRKFPHEFSGGQRQRLGIARALALNPKLIVCDEPVSALDVSVQAQVVNLLMDLQAEFGIAYLFVAHDLAVVRHISHRVAVMYLGQIVELADRDTLFSAPRHPYTEILLSAVPVPDPRRPARRLLLQGDPPSPANPPAGCRFHTRCPHAQARCKEQAPLLTERPSATGIHHVACHFR, encoded by the coding sequence ATGAGCACAATCTCCGCCACGCCAGCGCCCCTGCTCAAGGTCGACCGCCTGAAGAAACACTACCTCGCACCGCGGCGCTGGCTGGCACCGGGCAGCCCGCCGATCCAGGCTGTGGACGGCGTGTCCTTCACCGTGGAGCACGGCGAGACGCTATCGCTGGTCGGCGAATCCGGCTGCGGCAAGACCACTACTGCCAAGTCGGTGCTGCGCCTGATCGAGCCGACTTCAGGCTCGGTGCAGCTCGACGGCGAGGAACTGCTGGGCCTGCCGGCAAGCGCCATGCGGCAGCGCCGGCGCGACCTGCAGATCATCTTCCAGGACCCCTATGCCTCGCTCAGCCCGCGGCTGACGGCGGGCGAGATCGTGGGCGAGCCGCTGCGCAACTTCGGCCTGCAGTCGCGTGCCGAGCGCAACGAGCGCGTGCAATGGCTGTTCAGCAAGGTCGGCCTGCGGCCCGAAGCCGTGCGCAAGTTCCCGCACGAGTTCTCCGGCGGCCAGCGCCAGCGGCTGGGCATCGCGCGCGCGCTGGCACTCAACCCGAAGCTGATCGTCTGCGACGAGCCGGTATCGGCGCTCGATGTTTCCGTCCAGGCGCAGGTGGTCAACCTGCTGATGGACCTGCAGGCCGAGTTCGGCATCGCCTACCTGTTCGTCGCGCACGACCTGGCCGTGGTGCGCCATATCAGCCACCGGGTCGCCGTGATGTACCTCGGCCAGATCGTCGAACTGGCCGACCGCGACACCTTGTTCTCGGCGCCGCGCCACCCCTATACCGAGATCCTGCTGTCCGCCGTGCCGGTGCCCGACCCGCGCAGGCCCGCGCGGCGCCTGCTGCTGCAGGGCGATCCGCCCAGCCCGGCCAATCCGCCGGCAGGCTGCCGCTTCCACACGCGCTGCCCGCATGCGCAAGCCCGCTGCAAGGAGCAGGCCCCCTTGCTGACCGAACGTCCCTCCGCCACCGGCATCCACCACGTGGCCTGCCATTTCCGCTGA
- a CDS encoding ABC transporter permease: MGYLLRRLAATLPVMAVVAVVVFLLIHLSPGDPAALIAGDLATVDDIARLRGVLGLDQPLWRQFLLWLGRLATGDLGTSIFTQVPVAQLLAQRLEPTVSVAALTMLLTLLVAVPLGTLAAYRAGSWVDRLVMLFAVLAFSLPVFLVGYLLVYAFAIQLPWFPVQGYARLADGAGAWLRSLVLPCVNLALVYIALVTRMTRATVLEVLHEDYIRTARAKGLGVLPVLGHALRNAAIPIATTVGMGIALLIGGVVVTETVFAIPGVGRLVVDSVQRHDYPVIQSVLLVSAGVYVLINLMIDLSYRLFDPRIKY; the protein is encoded by the coding sequence ATGGGCTACCTGCTCAGACGCCTGGCCGCGACGCTGCCCGTGATGGCAGTGGTGGCCGTGGTGGTCTTCCTGCTGATCCACTTGTCGCCGGGCGATCCGGCGGCGCTGATCGCAGGCGACCTCGCGACCGTTGACGACATCGCCAGGCTGCGCGGCGTGCTGGGGCTGGACCAGCCGCTGTGGCGGCAGTTCTTGCTGTGGCTCGGCCGGCTCGCCACCGGCGACCTCGGCACCTCCATCTTCACCCAGGTGCCGGTGGCGCAGTTGCTGGCACAGCGGCTGGAGCCGACCGTCTCTGTCGCCGCGCTGACCATGCTGCTGACCTTGCTGGTCGCGGTGCCACTGGGAACGCTGGCCGCGTACCGCGCCGGCAGCTGGGTCGACCGGCTGGTAATGCTGTTCGCGGTGCTGGCATTCTCGCTGCCGGTGTTCCTGGTGGGCTACCTGCTGGTCTACGCCTTTGCCATCCAGTTGCCGTGGTTCCCGGTGCAGGGCTATGCGCGCCTCGCCGACGGCGCCGGCGCATGGCTGCGCAGCCTGGTGCTGCCCTGCGTCAACCTGGCGCTGGTCTATATCGCGCTGGTGACGCGCATGACGCGCGCCACCGTGCTGGAAGTGCTGCATGAGGACTACATCCGCACTGCGCGCGCCAAGGGCCTGGGCGTGCTGCCGGTGCTGGGCCACGCGCTGCGCAACGCGGCGATCCCGATCGCCACCACCGTCGGCATGGGCATCGCGCTGCTGATCGGCGGCGTGGTCGTGACCGAGACCGTGTTTGCGATCCCGGGTGTCGGCCGCCTGGTGGTCGACTCGGTGCAGCGCCACGACTACCCGGTGATCCAGAGCGTGCTGCTGGTCTCCGCCGGGGTCTACGTGCTGATCAACCTGATGATCGACCTCAGCTACCGGCTGTTCGATCCGCGCATCAAGTACTGA
- a CDS encoding ExeM/NucH family extracellular endonuclease, with protein MRMSLRKRHLARAVLPALALTCLAGAHAASQPCGTPATSIAEIQGAAAASPLAGSVVEVEAVVTAAFSGDGSLRGFFLQTADAQRLHRPGVSEGLFAYAPRTTARAGDMVRVSGRVEEKFGQTQLVLSGALAVCARSMAVTPQTLALPVAGESDLAAREGMLVRLPQTLTVADTHELGRYGTLALSDGRPIAPTQQALPGTAARQAAAANARNRLLLDDGSTRQYPAVVPYPPPRLAADHPVRAGDTVSGVQGVLEKRHGQWRLQPVPGASAPVFQATNPRRGAPPRHPATTLRVAAFNLQNYFNGDGQGGGFDAPGNRGAQDAAALARQEARLLAALRGLDADVIGVMEVENDGYGQYSAIRQLATRLGPDWRVLDPGTPALGSNAIAVGLLYNARTAVPAGRTATTWLGERSRQPLAGTFRAAAGGTPVTVVVNHFKSKTCTEATGAQADQGDGQGCWNPARVQAAQALAEWLGTTPTGVAGAGVLVIGDLNSYAMEDPVRVLARRGYADMVAEFAGKPAYSYVYNGQAGYLDHVLADAAAARHVMAVHAWHINADEPPAFSYAPAPGAPAVPGHYAPGPYRSSDHDPLVVDFASSPRAR; from the coding sequence ATGCGAATGTCCCTGCGCAAGCGCCACCTCGCCCGGGCCGTCTTGCCCGCCCTCGCCTTGACCTGCCTGGCGGGCGCGCATGCTGCATCGCAACCATGCGGCACGCCGGCGACGTCGATCGCCGAGATCCAGGGTGCCGCGGCGGCGTCGCCGCTCGCGGGCAGCGTGGTGGAGGTAGAGGCAGTCGTCACCGCGGCCTTCAGCGGCGATGGCAGCCTGCGCGGCTTCTTCCTGCAGACCGCGGACGCGCAACGCCTGCACCGGCCCGGCGTGTCGGAAGGCCTGTTTGCTTACGCGCCACGCACCACGGCGCGCGCCGGCGACATGGTGCGCGTGTCCGGAAGGGTCGAAGAGAAATTCGGGCAGACGCAGCTGGTGCTGTCCGGTGCGCTGGCGGTGTGCGCACGCAGCATGGCGGTGACGCCGCAGACGCTGGCCTTGCCGGTCGCGGGCGAATCCGATCTTGCCGCGCGTGAAGGCATGCTGGTGCGCCTGCCCCAGACGCTGACGGTTGCCGATACCCATGAGCTTGGTCGCTATGGCACTCTGGCGCTGAGCGACGGCCGGCCCATCGCGCCGACGCAACAGGCACTGCCGGGAACGGCCGCGCGGCAAGCCGCCGCCGCCAACGCCCGCAACCGGCTGTTGCTTGACGATGGCTCGACGCGGCAGTATCCCGCCGTGGTGCCCTACCCGCCACCGCGCCTGGCCGCGGACCACCCGGTGCGGGCCGGAGACACGGTCAGCGGCGTGCAGGGGGTGCTGGAAAAACGCCACGGGCAGTGGCGCCTGCAGCCGGTGCCCGGAGCGAGCGCGCCGGTATTCCAGGCCACCAACCCGCGCCGCGGTGCCCCGCCGCGGCATCCGGCCACCACGCTGCGCGTGGCCGCCTTCAACCTGCAGAACTACTTCAATGGTGACGGCCAGGGCGGCGGTTTCGATGCCCCCGGCAACCGCGGCGCGCAGGACGCCGCGGCGCTGGCACGCCAGGAAGCCAGGCTGCTCGCCGCGCTGCGGGGACTGGATGCGGACGTGATCGGCGTGATGGAGGTAGAAAACGACGGCTACGGCCAGTACAGCGCGATCCGCCAGCTGGCCACGCGGCTGGGGCCGGACTGGCGCGTGCTCGATCCCGGCACGCCGGCGCTTGGCAGCAATGCCATCGCTGTCGGCCTGCTGTACAACGCCCGCACCGCCGTGCCCGCCGGGCGCACGGCCACCACCTGGCTGGGCGAGCGCAGCCGCCAGCCGCTGGCCGGCACCTTCCGCGCGGCGGCTGGCGGCACGCCGGTCACGGTCGTGGTCAATCATTTCAAGTCCAAGACGTGCACCGAGGCCACCGGCGCGCAAGCCGACCAGGGTGATGGCCAGGGTTGCTGGAATCCCGCGCGCGTGCAGGCAGCCCAGGCGCTGGCCGAATGGCTGGGCACAACGCCGACGGGCGTGGCCGGCGCGGGCGTGCTGGTGATCGGCGACCTGAACAGCTATGCCATGGAAGACCCCGTGCGCGTGCTGGCGCGCCGCGGCTATGCCGACATGGTCGCGGAATTCGCCGGGAAGCCGGCATACAGCTACGTCTACAACGGCCAGGCGGGCTATCTCGATCATGTGCTTGCCGATGCCGCCGCGGCCCGCCATGTCATGGCCGTGCATGCCTGGCATATCAATGCCGACGAGCCTCCGGCCTTCTCCTACGCCCCGGCGCCGGGTGCGCCTGCGGTGCCGGGCCACTACGCGCCCGGCCCCTACCGTTCATCGGATCACGACCCCCTGGTGGTCGACTTCGCCAGCAGCCCCCGCGCCAGGT
- a CDS encoding ABC transporter ATP-binding protein: MTITMSRAMSHVRPATGEPLLEVEDLHTHFDTLTGPARSVNGVSYTVRAGQTLGVVGESGCGKSVTALSIMRLLPTPPARIRGAVRLRGTDLLQLSEREMRRIRGNRVSMIFQEPMTSLNPVLTIGRQIGETVQLHQGASRSEALRRAVEMLRLVQIPEPERRVNEYPHQLSGGMRQRVMIALALACNPEVLIADEPTTALDVTIQAQILDLIRRLQQELGMGVVMITHDLGVVAECCDRVIVMYAGLKVEEASVTELFDRPLHPYSRALMASIPSMNTSSRRLAEIPGLVPSPQEARRGCAFAARCAHANARCARELPQLTRHGGDHAVACFAVEEGRIECNPQAQEAIA, translated from the coding sequence ATGACCATCACGATGTCGCGCGCGATGTCCCATGTCAGGCCGGCCACGGGCGAGCCGCTGCTCGAAGTGGAGGACCTCCATACGCATTTCGACACGCTCACCGGGCCGGCCCGCTCGGTCAACGGCGTCTCGTACACCGTGCGTGCCGGCCAGACGCTGGGCGTGGTGGGCGAGTCAGGCTGCGGCAAGAGCGTGACGGCGCTGTCCATCATGCGGCTGCTGCCCACGCCGCCGGCACGCATCCGCGGCGCTGTGCGGCTGCGCGGCACGGACCTGTTGCAGCTCAGCGAACGCGAGATGCGCCGCATCCGCGGCAATCGCGTCTCGATGATCTTCCAGGAACCGATGACCTCGCTGAACCCGGTGCTGACGATTGGCCGCCAGATTGGCGAAACCGTGCAGCTGCACCAGGGCGCGAGCCGCTCCGAGGCGCTCAGGCGCGCGGTGGAAATGCTGCGGCTGGTGCAGATCCCAGAGCCCGAACGCCGCGTCAACGAGTATCCGCACCAGCTTTCGGGCGGCATGCGCCAGCGCGTGATGATCGCGCTGGCGCTGGCCTGCAATCCCGAGGTGCTGATCGCCGACGAACCCACCACGGCGCTCGACGTGACCATCCAGGCGCAGATCCTGGACCTGATCCGCCGCCTGCAGCAGGAACTGGGCATGGGCGTGGTGATGATCACGCACGACCTGGGCGTGGTGGCCGAATGCTGCGACCGCGTGATCGTGATGTACGCCGGGCTCAAGGTCGAGGAAGCCAGCGTCACTGAGTTGTTCGACCGCCCGCTGCACCCCTACTCCCGCGCGCTGATGGCATCGATACCGTCGATGAACACCAGCAGCCGCCGCCTGGCCGAAATCCCCGGCCTGGTGCCCTCGCCACAGGAAGCGCGGCGCGGTTGTGCCTTCGCGGCACGCTGCGCGCATGCCAACGCGCGCTGCGCGCGCGAGCTGCCGCAGCTCACACGCCACGGTGGCGACCATGCGGTGGCCTGCTTCGCCGTCGAGGAAGGCCGCATCGAATGCAACCCGCAAGCCCAGGAAGCCATCGCATGA
- a CDS encoding M81 family metallopeptidase — translation MRVFSASLATETNTFAPMPTGLASFRDRGYFAAGQHPDQMTFFSGPLWAARIRGKERGWQLCEGMVAGAQPSGTTTRHAYETLREELLADLRAALPVDMVLLGLHGAMVADGYDDCEGDLLQRVRAIVGPDVVIGAELDPHCHLTPEMTAYADVMVAFKEYPHTDVLERALELVDLCAATVAGKVRPVAAVVDCSMIVTVHTSREPARGFIDRIQSLEGRDGVLSISLAHGFSWGDVPAMGTKVLVYVDGNQARADALARQLADELIAMRDGLTVRYPDIDTSLDEALACDGGPVVLADGADNPGGGAASDSTFVLRRMIERGIGNAAVGPMWDPIAVRIAFDAGVGARLRMRIGGKISPLSGDPLDLDCTVKALLPDMVMTGLSDAPVPMGDCALVEANGIDIVLNTLRNQAMGTDMFTQLGCDLARKQIIVVKSSQHFYASFSKVARHVIYAGAPGAVTLDLTTLPYRKIQRPKWPLDSAAA, via the coding sequence GTGCGTGTCTTCAGTGCCTCCCTCGCTACCGAAACCAACACCTTTGCGCCGATGCCCACCGGCCTGGCGTCCTTCAGGGATCGCGGCTACTTCGCGGCCGGCCAGCATCCTGACCAGATGACGTTTTTCTCAGGGCCGCTGTGGGCTGCACGGATCCGCGGCAAGGAGCGCGGCTGGCAGCTGTGCGAAGGCATGGTCGCCGGCGCGCAGCCCAGCGGCACCACCACCCGCCATGCCTACGAAACCCTGCGCGAGGAACTATTGGCCGACCTGCGCGCGGCGCTGCCGGTGGACATGGTGCTGCTCGGCCTGCACGGCGCGATGGTGGCCGATGGCTATGACGACTGCGAGGGCGACCTGCTGCAGCGTGTGCGCGCCATCGTCGGCCCGGACGTGGTGATCGGCGCGGAGCTGGACCCGCACTGCCACCTGACGCCCGAGATGACGGCATACGCCGACGTGATGGTCGCCTTCAAGGAATACCCGCATACCGACGTGCTGGAACGCGCGCTGGAACTGGTCGACCTGTGCGCGGCCACGGTGGCAGGCAAGGTTCGCCCGGTGGCGGCGGTGGTCGATTGCAGCATGATCGTCACGGTCCACACCTCGCGCGAGCCGGCGCGCGGCTTCATCGACCGCATCCAGTCGCTGGAAGGGCGCGACGGCGTGCTGTCGATCTCGCTGGCGCATGGGTTTTCATGGGGCGATGTGCCGGCGATGGGCACCAAGGTCCTGGTCTACGTCGATGGCAACCAGGCCAGGGCCGATGCGCTGGCGCGGCAACTCGCCGACGAACTGATCGCCATGCGCGACGGGCTCACGGTGCGCTACCCGGACATCGACACCTCGCTTGACGAGGCGCTGGCCTGCGACGGCGGGCCAGTGGTGCTGGCCGACGGCGCCGACAATCCCGGCGGCGGCGCAGCCAGCGACTCCACCTTTGTCCTGCGTCGCATGATCGAGCGCGGCATCGGCAATGCGGCGGTCGGCCCGATGTGGGACCCGATCGCGGTGCGCATCGCCTTCGATGCCGGCGTGGGCGCACGCCTGCGGATGCGCATCGGCGGCAAGATCAGTCCGCTATCGGGCGACCCGTTGGATCTGGACTGCACGGTCAAGGCTCTGCTGCCCGACATGGTGATGACCGGGCTGTCCGACGCGCCGGTGCCGATGGGCGACTGCGCGCTGGTGGAAGCCAACGGCATCGACATCGTGCTGAACACGCTGCGCAACCAGGCCATGGGCACGGACATGTTCACCCAGCTGGGCTGTGACCTGGCGCGCAAGCAGATCATCGTGGTCAAGTCCTCGCAGCACTTCTACGCGTCCTTCTCGAAAGTGGCAAGGCACGTGATCTACGCAGGCGCCCCGGGGGCCGTCACGCTTGACCTCACGACCCTGCCCTATCGCAAGATCCAGCGGCCCAAGTGGCCCCTGGACAGCGCCGCGGCCTGA
- a CDS encoding ABC transporter substrate-binding protein has product MTPNRSLSAALAAGALVLAGASLPVLAQTKTLKVVAHADLKILDPTFTTAYITRNFGYMVYDTLFAQDARGKPQPQMVEKYSSSKDGRQWSFTLRPGLKFSDGSAVTSADAIASLQRWGARDSLGRAMGEAGAEWKAVDARTFTLTLKEPFGMVLDALAKPSGYPPVILPERLARMPATAPLPEVLGSGPFIFKRDEWVPGNKAVFVRNPHYVARSEPASGLAGSKQPRVDRVEWLYLPDANSAIAALKRGEVDLIEQVPPDYITPLRGDASIKIGSGGAYQGVLVMNQLHPPFNNPKVRQAFLQAVSQERFTAAMGYPLDMRINYCATFFICGGPNDTAAGAEPYRKADPARARQLLGAAGYKGEKVVLLVPTDIPQLNAEALMAAQTMRSMGMNVDMQNMDWASIGARRAKRDAPEAGGWNMYVTVAGEFDADSPITNAYLSAPCGTSLPGWPCDKPLDALRTAWVRETVPAKRKELLDAFQKRAYEAVPYVNAGQYSSAFAARASLKGIDKMWAGMPTVWMLDK; this is encoded by the coding sequence ATGACACCAAACCGATCCCTGTCCGCCGCGCTCGCGGCGGGCGCCCTGGTCCTGGCAGGCGCCAGCCTTCCCGTGCTGGCACAGACCAAGACGCTCAAGGTCGTGGCGCATGCCGACCTGAAGATCCTCGATCCGACCTTCACCACGGCCTACATCACGCGCAACTTCGGCTACATGGTCTACGACACGCTGTTCGCGCAGGACGCCAGGGGCAAGCCGCAACCACAGATGGTCGAGAAGTACAGCAGCTCGAAGGATGGCCGGCAGTGGAGCTTCACGCTGCGTCCCGGCCTGAAGTTCTCGGATGGCAGCGCGGTTACCTCGGCCGACGCGATCGCCTCGCTGCAGCGCTGGGGCGCGCGCGACAGCCTGGGCCGAGCCATGGGCGAAGCCGGCGCCGAGTGGAAGGCGGTCGACGCGCGCACGTTCACGCTGACGCTCAAGGAGCCCTTTGGCATGGTGCTCGATGCGCTGGCCAAGCCCTCGGGCTATCCCCCGGTGATCCTGCCGGAGCGCCTGGCCAGGATGCCCGCCACCGCGCCGCTGCCCGAGGTGCTGGGCTCCGGCCCCTTCATCTTCAAGCGCGACGAATGGGTGCCGGGCAACAAGGCGGTGTTCGTGCGCAACCCGCACTACGTGGCACGCAGCGAGCCCGCGAGCGGCCTCGCCGGCAGCAAGCAGCCCCGCGTGGACCGCGTCGAATGGCTCTACCTGCCGGACGCCAACAGCGCCATCGCGGCGCTCAAGCGCGGCGAGGTCGACCTGATCGAACAGGTACCGCCGGACTACATCACCCCGCTGCGCGGCGACGCCAGCATCAAGATCGGCTCGGGCGGCGCCTACCAGGGCGTGCTGGTGATGAACCAGCTGCATCCGCCATTCAACAACCCGAAAGTGCGCCAGGCCTTCCTGCAGGCGGTCAGCCAGGAACGCTTCACCGCGGCCATGGGCTATCCGCTCGACATGCGCATCAACTACTGCGCCACCTTCTTCATCTGCGGCGGCCCCAATGATACCGCTGCCGGCGCCGAACCGTACCGCAAGGCCGATCCGGCGCGTGCCAGGCAGTTGCTGGGTGCGGCGGGCTACAAGGGCGAAAAGGTGGTGCTGCTGGTGCCGACCGACATTCCCCAGCTCAACGCTGAAGCCCTGATGGCGGCACAGACCATGCGCAGCATGGGCATGAACGTCGACATGCAGAACATGGACTGGGCCTCCATCGGCGCGCGCCGCGCCAAGCGGGATGCGCCCGAGGCCGGGGGCTGGAATATGTACGTGACCGTCGCGGGCGAGTTCGATGCCGATTCCCCGATCACCAATGCCTACCTCAGCGCCCCCTGCGGCACCAGCCTGCCCGGCTGGCCCTGCGACAAGCCGCTCGACGCACTGCGCACGGCCTGGGTCCGCGAGACCGTGCCCGCCAAGCGCAAGGAACTGCTCGATGCCTTCCAGAAGCGCGCCTATGAGGCGGTGCCCTATGTGAACGCCGGCCAGTACTCGTCGGCGTTCGCGGCGCGTGCCAGCCTCAAGGGCATCGACAAGATGTGGGCCGGCATGCCCACGGTCTGGATGCTCGACAAATAA
- a CDS encoding CDP-alcohol phosphatidyltransferase family protein, with amino-acid sequence MSTRPERPRHFSMLRELQLADVFTLGNAACGMGSVFFAMFYVADQQLSHFYTAAALAPLAFIFDVLDGRIARWRHAHSALGRELDSLADVISFGVGPATLAFAAGMRGGWDLAVLIYFVCCGVSRLARFNVTAESLAEGSDSGKVAYFEGTPIPTSVLLTAVLAWCAWQGQLGGELPGGAWVLGPAVLHPLVLLFALSGTLMVSKTLRIPKF; translated from the coding sequence ATGAGCACCCGGCCGGAACGTCCCCGCCATTTCTCGATGCTGCGCGAGCTGCAGCTGGCCGATGTCTTTACGCTGGGCAATGCGGCCTGCGGCATGGGGTCGGTGTTCTTCGCCATGTTCTACGTGGCCGACCAGCAGTTGTCGCATTTCTACACGGCGGCGGCATTGGCGCCGCTGGCCTTTATTTTCGACGTGCTTGACGGCCGCATCGCGCGCTGGCGCCATGCGCATTCGGCGCTGGGGCGCGAACTGGATTCGCTGGCCGACGTGATCTCGTTCGGCGTCGGGCCGGCCACGCTGGCCTTTGCCGCCGGCATGCGCGGCGGCTGGGACCTGGCCGTGCTGATCTACTTTGTCTGCTGCGGTGTCAGCCGGCTGGCGCGCTTCAACGTCACCGCCGAATCCCTGGCCGAGGGCAGCGACAGCGGCAAGGTCGCCTACTTCGAAGGCACGCCGATCCCGACCAGCGTGCTGCTGACCGCGGTGCTGGCATGGTGCGCCTGGCAAGGCCAGCTTGGCGGCGAACTGCCGGGCGGCGCGTGGGTGCTGGGCCCGGCGGTGCTGCATCCGCTGGTGCTGCTGTTCGCGCTGTCGGGCACGCTGATGGTCAGCAAGACGCTGCGCATTCCCAAGTTCTGA
- a CDS encoding antibiotic biosynthesis monooxygenase family protein, with product MIKEIAQLTIKPGMDKQLEQGVSQATPLFLRSRGCHGVQLFRSIEQPEQYTLVVEWETVDDHMVHFRESPEFQQWRALVGETFAAPPDVHHVAKVL from the coding sequence ATGATCAAGGAAATCGCACAACTCACCATCAAGCCCGGCATGGACAAGCAACTGGAGCAGGGCGTGAGCCAGGCCACGCCGCTGTTCCTGCGCTCGCGCGGCTGCCACGGCGTGCAGCTGTTCCGCTCGATCGAGCAGCCGGAACAATACACGCTAGTGGTGGAATGGGAGACGGTGGACGACCATATGGTCCATTTCCGCGAATCGCCCGAGTTCCAGCAATGGCGCGCCCTGGTCGGTGAAACCTTTGCCGCGCCGCCTGACGTGCACCACGTGGCCAAGGTCCTGTAA
- a CDS encoding N-acyl-D-amino-acid deacylase family protein: MSDPTSAHAPHYDLLIAGGTVIDGSKAPRFSADIGVRDGCIAAIGDLAGHTADRVLDATDLIVAPGFIDAHTHDDQAVLSQPTMPFKVSQGVTTVIAGNCGISAAPLRADMDLPMPLSLIDTPAQGRFTTFAAYLDALRTMPSSVNVAAMVGHSTLRAVTMAALDRPADAKEIAAMQALVEEAMQAGAIGLSTGTFYPPAAMATTEEIIEVCRPLSVRKALYVTHMRDESDHVMASLDETFRIGRELDVPVVVSHHKVQRQANFGKSQVTLPFIREAMKHQCVSLDCYPYTAGSTMIRTDRGMLDGRVLIAASEPHPECAGRDLDDIAREWGVPKDEAARRLQPGTAIYFQMDEDDVQRILAFDETMIGSDGIPVGASPHPRLWGTFPRVLGHYCREVGLFPLETAVWKMTGLTARNFGLHRRGTLTVGNHADIVVFDAANVRDAASYETPTRPAEGIDTVIVNGTITWQHGAHSGARDGQVITRPAGPEAGNAAPA, encoded by the coding sequence ATGTCCGACCCCACCTCTGCACACGCCCCGCACTATGACCTGCTGATCGCCGGCGGCACCGTGATCGATGGCAGCAAGGCACCCCGCTTCAGCGCCGATATCGGCGTGCGCGACGGCTGCATCGCTGCGATCGGCGACCTCGCCGGGCACACGGCCGACCGCGTGCTGGATGCAACGGACCTGATCGTCGCCCCAGGCTTCATCGACGCGCACACGCATGATGACCAGGCGGTGCTGTCGCAACCCACCATGCCGTTCAAAGTCTCGCAGGGCGTCACCACCGTGATCGCCGGCAACTGCGGCATCAGCGCCGCGCCGCTGCGCGCCGACATGGATCTGCCGATGCCGCTGAGCCTGATCGACACACCGGCGCAAGGCCGCTTCACCACCTTCGCCGCCTACCTCGACGCGCTGCGTACCATGCCGAGCTCGGTCAATGTAGCCGCCATGGTCGGGCATTCGACCTTGCGCGCGGTCACCATGGCGGCGCTGGACCGGCCAGCCGATGCCAAGGAGATCGCCGCCATGCAGGCGCTGGTCGAGGAGGCCATGCAGGCCGGCGCGATCGGCCTGTCGACCGGCACCTTCTACCCGCCCGCCGCCATGGCGACGACCGAGGAGATCATCGAAGTCTGCCGGCCGCTCAGTGTGCGCAAGGCGCTCTACGTCACCCATATGCGCGACGAGTCCGACCACGTCATGGCCTCGCTCGACGAGACCTTCCGCATCGGCCGAGAGCTCGACGTGCCGGTGGTGGTGTCGCACCACAAGGTGCAGAGGCAGGCCAATTTTGGCAAGAGCCAGGTAACCCTGCCCTTTATCCGCGAGGCCATGAAGCACCAGTGCGTGTCGCTCGACTGCTACCCGTACACGGCCGGCTCCACCATGATCCGCACTGACCGCGGCATGCTCGACGGCCGGGTGCTGATCGCCGCCAGCGAACCGCACCCCGAATGCGCGGGCCGCGATCTCGACGACATCGCCAGGGAATGGGGCGTGCCCAAGGACGAAGCCGCGCGCCGCCTGCAGCCGGGCACCGCGATCTACTTCCAGATGGACGAGGACGATGTCCAGCGCATCCTTGCCTTCGACGAAACCATGATCGGCTCCGACGGCATCCCCGTCGGCGCCAGCCCGCATCCGCGCCTGTGGGGCACCTTCCCGCGCGTACTGGGGCACTACTGCCGCGAGGTCGGCCTGTTCCCGCTGGAGACGGCGGTCTGGAAAATGACCGGACTGACGGCGCGCAACTTCGGCCTGCACCGGCGCGGCACGCTTACCGTGGGCAACCATGCCGACATCGTCGTTTTCGATGCGGCCAACGTGCGCGATGCCGCCAGTTACGAAACCCCCACCCGGCCAGCCGAAGGCATCGACACCGTGATCGTCAACGGCACCATTACCTGGCAGCACGGCGCGCACAGCGGGGCCCGCGACGGGCAGGTCATCACGCGGCCAGCAGGTCCCGAGGCGGGAAATGCGGCGCCTGCCTGA